A single region of the Pseudomonas sp. VD-NE ins genome encodes:
- a CDS encoding lysozyme inhibitor LprI family protein — protein MKSIFLALALIATGVHAAEESDNNPCDAVENDVQTLECSTYSRTTAEDLLKDNYASLTERMQTAYGKNATQLADITAKLKTAQQQWLKTRDADCAVEAFPATAGSKAFTIAQNDCVARMSDERSEFLESIGQE, from the coding sequence ATGAAATCGATCTTCCTGGCTTTGGCTTTGATTGCGACCGGCGTACACGCCGCCGAAGAATCCGACAACAACCCCTGCGACGCCGTCGAAAACGACGTCCAGACCCTGGAATGCTCGACCTACAGCCGCACTACTGCCGAAGACCTGCTCAAGGACAACTACGCCAGCCTGACCGAACGCATGCAGACGGCGTATGGCAAGAACGCCACGCAATTGGCTGATATCACCGCCAAACTCAAGACCGCCCAGCAACAATGGCTGAAGACGCGGGACGCGGATTGCGCGGTGGAGGCGTTTCCGGCGACGGCGGGCAGCAAGGCATTCACGATTGCGCAGAATGACTGCGTGGCGCGGATGAGTGATGAACGGTCGGAGTTTTTGGAGTCGATTGGGCAGGAGTGA
- a CDS encoding helix-turn-helix transcriptional regulator — MKLSTDIQIINDAEGNPAFVVIPYAQYIAQKMQPDLIPHEVVSRMVDGATPIRAWREHLNLTQEDVANRMGISQPAFAQQERVAKPRKATREKIASAFGITANQLEL; from the coding sequence ATGAAGTTATCCACAGATATACAAATCATCAACGACGCCGAGGGCAACCCCGCCTTCGTGGTCATTCCCTATGCGCAATATATTGCGCAAAAAATGCAGCCCGACCTGATACCCCATGAGGTCGTCAGTCGGATGGTCGATGGGGCAACACCGATCCGTGCCTGGCGTGAACACCTCAACCTGACTCAGGAAGACGTCGCCAATCGCATGGGTATTTCGCAACCGGCGTTTGCCCAGCAGGAAAGAGTCGCCAAGCCACGCAAGGCCACTCGCGAGAAAATTGCATCGGCGTTCGGCATCACCGCCAATCAGCTTGAGCTGTAA